In Thermoanaerobacterium xylanolyticum LX-11, the genomic window CTTTTATTAGCTGCATTATTGATTGTCTTATGGATAAGCACTTTTATAAAATCTTTGGTTGGGACATTTAATGGAAAGCTTTTGGTCCCTCAGGAACCTAAAAATAAAAAGTAAATAACTTGTGTAATGTAGCTATTTGCTACATTACACAGGCAACCTATAATATATTTTATAAATTTATGAAATATTTTTTTAGAACAAATAGTTATTTTTTTGGCTATTTGATTCGAAAAACCGAATCAAGAAATAAAAGGAGGTGCGATGATGATTATAGCTTTTGCATCAAAAAATCATTTGGGACTTAACAGCGATATAGGAAGTGATATTGTAAATTCTGAATACATTACAGTTGCAGAGGTAGAAGATGGTAAGTTAAAGAAAGTAAAAAATGTAGAAAATATATTTTACAATGATCAAAAATTGAATGCAAAAGATTTTGTGGACTTTATTTCAAAGACAAATGCTGAGATTTTTGTTGTGATGAACATAAGTGAAGAAATAAAAGCAGAACTTTTAAAGAACAACATATCA contains:
- a CDS encoding NifB/NifX family molybdenum-iron cluster-binding protein; this translates as MIIAFASKNHLGLNSDIGSDIVNSEYITVAEVEDGKLKKVKNVENIFYNDQKLNAKDFVDFISKTNAEIFVVMNISEEIKAELLKNNISVKLVTLGRIADILKSF